A single genomic interval of Nostoc commune NIES-4072 harbors:
- a CDS encoding Uma2 family endonuclease translates to MNQAVEGVRWTIHDLEVLPENEWTRYEIINGELFVTRTPHRRHQQVCVKIARQLDVWSDSSGLGETIVAPGVLFSQADSVIPDVVWVSRERLAQIEDEAGHLTAAPELVVEVLSPGKQNELRDKEAKLKLYSVQGVREYWIVDRLTKKIEVYRREKAQLVLVATLLGDDEITSPLLPGFCCSINYFFPE, encoded by the coding sequence ATGAACCAAGCCGTTGAGGGAGTACGCTGGACAATTCACGATTTAGAGGTTCTACCCGAAAATGAGTGGACGCGCTATGAAATTATTAATGGAGAACTATTTGTGACTCGCACTCCTCACCGTCGTCATCAACAAGTTTGTGTAAAAATTGCTCGACAACTCGATGTTTGGTCAGATTCGAGTGGTTTAGGGGAAACAATTGTAGCTCCAGGGGTGCTTTTTTCGCAAGCAGATAGCGTTATACCGGATGTTGTTTGGGTAAGTCGAGAACGACTGGCGCAAATTGAAGATGAAGCGGGACATTTGACGGCCGCACCAGAGTTAGTAGTAGAGGTTTTATCGCCTGGTAAACAAAACGAACTTCGAGACAAAGAAGCAAAACTGAAACTATATTCAGTTCAAGGTGTGCGTGAGTATTGGATTGTTGATCGCTTAACTAAAAAAATTGAAGTTTATCGGCGAGAAAAAGCACAGTTGGTTTTAGTTGCTACTTTGTTAGGTGATGATGAGATAACATCGCCACTTTTACCCGGATTTTGTTGTTCTATTAATTACTTTTTTCCTGAATAA
- the ureG gene encoding urease accessory protein UreG → MNAFRVGVAGPVGSGKTALVDALCKGLREQYQIAVVTNDIYTQEDAQFLVRSQALASDRILGVETGGCPHTAIREDASMNLAAIEQLEERFIDLDLVFLESGGDNLAATFSPELVDLTIYVIDVAAGDKIPRKGGPGITKSDLLVINKTDLAPYVGADLSVMERDAKKMRGDKPFIFTNLKTQSGLADVINFVCTNIC, encoded by the coding sequence ATGAATGCATTTCGAGTAGGGGTTGCTGGGCCAGTGGGGTCAGGGAAAACGGCTTTAGTGGATGCTTTGTGCAAGGGATTGCGTGAGCAGTATCAGATTGCGGTGGTGACGAATGATATTTATACTCAGGAGGATGCTCAGTTTTTAGTGCGTTCTCAGGCGTTGGCAAGCGATCGCATTTTGGGTGTAGAAACTGGCGGTTGTCCTCATACTGCTATCCGCGAAGATGCTTCGATGAATTTGGCGGCAATTGAACAGTTAGAGGAACGTTTTATCGATTTGGATTTGGTGTTTTTGGAAAGTGGCGGTGATAATTTAGCTGCTACCTTTAGTCCAGAATTGGTGGATTTAACGATTTACGTTATCGATGTTGCGGCTGGTGATAAAATTCCCCGCAAGGGTGGCCCCGGTATTACTAAATCTGATTTATTGGTGATTAACAAAACTGATTTAGCACCTTATGTTGGTGCAGATTTAAGTGTGATGGAACGAGATGCAAAAAAAATGCGCGGCGATAAACCTTTTATTTTTACTAATTTAAAAACTCAGTCAGGACTTGCAGATGTAATTAATTTTGTTTGCACAAATATCTGTTAA
- the ureE gene encoding urease accessory protein UreE, translating into MLTFTQLKPSNYDAAVTFTLALTAEERTRSRHRFETEDGIVVLHLPRGTVLHDGDILQEEAYSSLIRITAKPELVLTAFAQTPLLLLRAAYHLGNRHVPVEITPAYLRLSSDSVLRTMLEQLGLEVKEEILPFQPELGAYGQHHHAH; encoded by the coding sequence ATGCTGACATTTACCCAACTTAAACCATCTAATTACGATGCCGCAGTTACTTTTACTCTGGCGCTAACAGCAGAAGAACGCACCCGTAGCCGTCATCGCTTTGAAACGGAAGATGGTATTGTAGTTTTACATTTACCTAGAGGAACTGTCTTACATGATGGCGATATTCTGCAAGAAGAAGCCTATAGCAGTTTAATTAGAATTACAGCCAAACCAGAACTAGTACTGACTGCTTTTGCCCAAACACCACTTTTATTATTACGGGCGGCATACCATTTGGGAAATCGCCATGTACCTGTAGAAATTACTCCGGCTTATTTACGCTTGTCTTCAGATTCGGTTTTACGCACCATGTTAGAACAACTGGGGTTAGAAGTTAAAGAGGAAATTTTACCGTTTCAGCCAGAATTAGGAGCTTATGGACAACACCATCATGCTCACTGA
- a CDS encoding alkaline phosphatase family protein: protein MIPIHYLQPPVIRYDYSSPTVRIADSRKKDDEPFYKRPGKFKSVLLLSIDGLRQADLSDPKLQHYLPNINCLRQTGISYTNAFTSTPSDSFPGVLNYLTGASPKTTGVYYDDTYSRVLSEKPGSPAGIEVEFAENIDKNSDLLSGGGDFGINSIDPSKLPVDSNGNRVYPHNYLKVNTIFEIAKASGLHTAFIDKHPAYDIANGPSGKGVDDFYAPEINAKVALENGKLVDQSTAQNPGNLTFKTTTKDINLTEAYDDLKVNAILNEIAGKNSQGTAKPGIPAIFGMNFQALSVAQKDASSNGGIASNGTPSSGLINALEHTDSSIGKIVNTLKKEGKFDSTLIVLTAKHGQNPRLGIATLIPENTFTDALTKAGITVNQATQDDVALLWLKNQSQASTATSVLKKLANPAIDTVYSGGALLAAGFGNPLQEDRTPDVIIKLKPGYVISDSTKRAEHGGFSDDDTHISLILSSRGLEDRVKGTFQIKKVSSKQIAVTVLEALGLDPRRLQGARSENTLALPGTEIEDTKKF from the coding sequence ATGATACCAATTCACTACTTACAGCCTCCAGTAATCAGATATGACTATTCCTCGCCCACAGTCAGAATAGCTGATAGCCGGAAAAAGGATGATGAACCCTTTTATAAGCGTCCTGGGAAGTTTAAGAGTGTACTTTTACTATCAATTGATGGTTTACGTCAAGCAGATTTGTCAGATCCTAAACTACAACATTATTTGCCGAACATCAATTGTTTGAGACAAACGGGTATCAGTTACACTAACGCTTTTACTAGCACTCCTTCCGATTCCTTTCCTGGTGTATTAAACTACTTAACAGGAGCAAGTCCCAAAACCACTGGGGTTTATTATGACGATACATATAGTCGAGTATTATCAGAAAAACCAGGTTCTCCTGCTGGTATAGAAGTTGAATTTGCGGAAAACATAGATAAAAACTCGGATCTCCTTAGCGGTGGTGGTGACTTCGGGATAAATAGTATTGATCCAAGCAAATTACCAGTAGATAGTAATGGAAATCGTGTTTATCCTCACAACTATTTAAAGGTAAATACCATTTTTGAAATAGCTAAAGCTTCAGGTTTGCACACTGCATTTATTGATAAACATCCTGCTTATGACATTGCCAATGGCCCTTCTGGTAAGGGAGTTGACGACTTCTACGCGCCAGAAATAAATGCCAAAGTTGCTTTAGAAAATGGCAAACTTGTAGACCAATCAACAGCACAGAATCCTGGTAATCTCACATTTAAAACGACCACCAAAGACATTAACCTCACAGAAGCTTACGATGATCTGAAGGTAAATGCGATACTGAACGAAATTGCTGGAAAAAATTCACAAGGCACAGCTAAACCTGGAATTCCCGCAATTTTTGGCATGAATTTCCAAGCTCTTAGCGTAGCCCAGAAAGATGCCAGTAGTAATGGTGGGATTGCCAGTAATGGCACACCTTCGTCAGGTTTAATTAATGCTCTAGAACATACAGATAGCAGTATCGGCAAGATAGTAAATACCTTAAAGAAAGAAGGGAAATTTGACTCGACACTGATAGTTTTAACAGCGAAACATGGTCAAAATCCCCGTTTGGGAATAGCTACCCTTATTCCTGAAAATACTTTTACAGATGCCTTAACAAAAGCTGGTATTACAGTTAATCAAGCTACTCAGGATGATGTTGCTTTACTCTGGCTTAAAAATCAAAGCCAAGCCAGCACTGCAACAAGTGTTTTAAAGAAACTGGCAAATCCAGCAATTGATACAGTTTATTCGGGTGGTGCACTATTAGCAGCAGGTTTTGGCAATCCGTTGCAAGAAGATCGTACTCCTGATGTCATTATCAAACTCAAACCAGGATATGTGATTTCAGACAGTACCAAAAGAGCAGAACACGGCGGTTTTTCTGATGACGATACCCATATTTCTTTAATCCTCAGTAGTCGTGGACTAGAAGATCGTGTTAAGGGGACTTTTCAGATCAAGAAAGTTTCTAGCAAACAGATTGCAGTTACAGTATTGGAGGCACTAGGACTTGATCCAAGGAGACTCCAGGGAGCTAGGTCTGAAAATACACTTGCATTACCAGGGACAGAAATCGAAGATACCAAAAAGTTTTGA
- a CDS encoding PAS domain S-box protein, giving the protein MDETVVKSLYTPNCQQDAINLLSKLAVNLPGMIFQVLQQQDGSVLVLYVSSGCEYLYELEPEAIQKDFRVLYKLIHPQDIKAFTESIDYCTTNITHWHWEGRIITPSGKLKWIQATSQPELQESGDLLWNGLVMDITDRKQAQEKLLESEARYQAILDAIPDLMFRISRDSEYLDLKSEGANVILSREEIVGKHVQELLPSDVAAISLEAITKTLDSGTLQTCEYQLPTPLGVKDYEARLVVSGEDEVVAIVRDITERKQAEVALQNLAQKFAKAFSCSPDSITISTLQEGRFIEVNDSFVKLSGYERDEAIGKTSFELNLWVHDRDRQNLLQELQATGVVRNLEFEFRQKSGKIITTLLSAEIIDLDGLPSILAVHHDITERKQVEAQLRLSAERDRLLAETLVRIRSSLKLEEILQTTVTEVRQFLQADRVFIGLNNTKLGAKTLAESVVPKYPSVTGWSTNDEAYLQELRNLLKDNVVGVIEDITQVALSPKVKAHFQKFQTKATLSVPIMLGNELFGALIANQCSGPRHWQPIEIDLLQQMSEQVAIAIQQSQIYQKLAELNTNLEHQVQERTAQLQQKMQEVEELHRVKDVVLHTVAHDLRTSVMGNLMVLKNLLNQKVGSGELGVGSWEVEEQGAGGKGENFPLPPACRLSASYAPSPMPNPQSPIPVSRRVIERMIQGNDRQLTMINSLLEINSYEKQGIDIKPEPLDFNTLLEVTFTQLEPILTQNQATLKNLVPADLPLVMADATRLQKVLAHLITHSLQNNPPGLNFILSASVEDKMIRTQIQDDGVIMRKLECDRLFDLHVRDPQDCCSTSIGLKTYLCRKVIKAHGGEIGVTSNRKRGLTFWFTLPLATSATNHP; this is encoded by the coding sequence GTGGATGAAACCGTTGTAAAATCGCTGTATACACCAAATTGCCAGCAAGACGCTATTAACTTGCTCTCAAAACTTGCGGTCAATTTACCAGGAATGATTTTCCAAGTTCTGCAACAGCAGGATGGTTCTGTGTTAGTCCTTTATGTTAGTTCTGGTTGTGAATATTTGTATGAATTAGAACCAGAAGCTATACAGAAAGACTTTCGAGTGCTATACAAACTGATTCATCCACAGGATATAAAAGCTTTTACAGAATCTATAGATTATTGTACTACAAATATTACACATTGGCATTGGGAAGGTCGCATCATTACGCCTAGTGGGAAACTTAAATGGATTCAAGCTACTTCGCAACCAGAATTACAAGAATCAGGTGATTTGCTTTGGAATGGCTTGGTCATGGATATTACAGACCGAAAACAAGCCCAAGAAAAATTGCTTGAGAGTGAGGCGCGGTATCAAGCAATTTTGGATGCTATTCCCGATTTAATGTTTCGCATCAGCCGTGATAGCGAATATCTTGATTTGAAAAGTGAAGGCGCAAATGTCATTCTTTCGAGAGAAGAAATAGTTGGGAAACATGTGCAGGAGTTATTGCCTAGTGATGTTGCTGCAATTAGTCTAGAAGCGATCACTAAAACTTTAGATTCTGGAACTTTGCAAACTTGTGAATATCAGCTACCAACGCCTTTGGGAGTCAAAGATTATGAGGCGCGGTTGGTAGTAAGTGGTGAAGATGAGGTAGTAGCAATTGTCCGAGACATCACAGAACGCAAACAAGCAGAAGTTGCTTTACAAAATCTTGCCCAAAAATTTGCTAAAGCTTTTAGTTGCAGCCCCGATTCAATTACCATTAGCACACTCCAAGAAGGACGCTTCATCGAAGTTAACGACAGTTTTGTGAAACTCTCAGGTTATGAGCGAGATGAGGCGATTGGTAAAACTTCTTTTGAGTTAAATCTTTGGGTACACGATCGCGATCGCCAGAATTTGTTACAGGAGTTGCAAGCCACAGGAGTTGTTCGCAACTTGGAATTTGAATTTCGGCAAAAGTCTGGCAAAATAATTACAACGCTGCTTTCAGCCGAAATCATTGATTTAGATGGTCTGCCTTCGATTTTAGCAGTTCATCACGACATTACAGAACGCAAGCAGGTAGAAGCACAATTACGTCTATCAGCAGAACGCGATCGCTTGTTGGCAGAAACCTTAGTACGAATTCGGTCTTCGCTTAAGTTAGAGGAAATTCTTCAAACCACCGTGACGGAAGTCAGGCAATTTCTGCAAGCAGATCGGGTTTTTATTGGTTTAAATAATACCAAATTAGGAGCCAAAACTCTTGCAGAATCAGTAGTTCCCAAGTATCCATCAGTCACAGGATGGTCTACTAATGATGAAGCTTATCTACAAGAATTAAGAAACTTACTCAAAGATAATGTTGTGGGTGTCATTGAAGATATAACCCAAGTCGCATTATCTCCCAAAGTCAAAGCGCACTTTCAAAAATTCCAAACAAAGGCGACTTTGAGTGTACCAATTATGCTAGGTAATGAATTATTTGGGGCGTTAATTGCCAATCAATGTTCAGGGCCGCGTCATTGGCAACCAATAGAAATTGATTTGTTACAGCAGATGTCAGAACAAGTAGCGATCGCCATTCAGCAAAGCCAGATTTACCAAAAACTTGCAGAACTCAACACTAATTTAGAACACCAGGTACAAGAACGAACAGCACAATTGCAGCAGAAAATGCAAGAAGTTGAAGAATTGCATCGGGTAAAAGATGTTGTTTTGCACACAGTTGCCCACGATTTACGAACTTCGGTGATGGGTAACTTGATGGTGTTAAAGAATTTGTTAAATCAAAAAGTGGGAAGTGGGGAGTTGGGAGTGGGGAGTTGGGAAGTAGAGGAGCAGGGAGCAGGGGGCAAGGGAGAAAATTTCCCTCTGCCCCCCGCTTGCCGCCTCTCTGCCTCTTATGCCCCATCCCCCATGCCCAATCCCCAATCCCCAATTCCAGTATCTCGCAGGGTAATTGAGCGGATGATTCAAGGCAACGATCGCCAACTGACGATGATTAATTCATTGCTAGAAATTAATTCTTATGAAAAACAGGGTATTGACATCAAACCCGAACCACTGGATTTTAACACCCTACTGGAAGTAACATTCACCCAGTTGGAACCCATACTGACACAAAATCAAGCAACTCTAAAGAACTTGGTTCCCGCCGATTTACCATTAGTAATGGCAGATGCAACTCGATTGCAGAAAGTTTTGGCACATTTGATAACACATAGCTTGCAAAATAATCCACCAGGATTAAATTTTATTCTGAGTGCCAGCGTTGAGGACAAAATGATTCGCACTCAGATTCAAGATGACGGTGTGATTATGAGGAAACTAGAGTGCGATCGCCTTTTCGATCTACATGTCCGCGATCCCCAAGACTGTTGTTCCACAAGCATTGGCTTAAAAACGTATCTTTGTCGGAAAGTTATTAAAGCACATGGCGGTGAAATCGGTGTTACTAGTAACCGCAAGCGCGGGTTAACTTTCTGGTTTACACTACCTTTAGCAACATCTGCAACAAATCACCCATAA
- a CDS encoding PAS domain-containing sensor histidine kinase, translated as MGKVARMLMFTRVQRWCRQTFSAPIKDETTTLYRDWRNRFLWQRLRLWLWLALMCLLSFALRDIYGLFFPFAELQQLPEVLRTQRLVINIAMLLNILICLALHKTKLGRNHPDLLFLGSSWSISLASQLFATIRGFALPDTIGWSLLFLSQAVLIPVCWILHLLTQMSVLIYYFGVNTALGLKTPILDHPEIYNVTFILYIFWFCAICDIGVYLYDRLQRSEFYAHKELESAYQKLKVAEAKYRSIFENAVEGIFQSSPDGRYITANPALARIYGYSLAEEVTANSTVIEQLYVEPNRRAEFVRLMEKYGSVSEFESQIYRRDGSIVWISEKAYAVRDEQGKLLYYEGLIEDITQRKQTEEELRVFFHAVSHDLRNPVLGTLMVLKNLLNSGGSGTGDWGQGRIIEEVSSQSSIPNPQSPIPVSRSILERMIQSSDRQLNLINSLMEAHISEVQGVVLQRQPVQLLTVVEAAVADLEPLLEQNQAKLTNLVSADLPLVNADPTQLWRVFSNLIVNALKHNAPGLLLTINATREGEMIYCTVSDNGVGISQQQSDRLFELYFRGASIRNSVSLGLGLYLCKQIIHAHGGEIGINSALNAGAAFWFTLPIS; from the coding sequence ATGGGCAAAGTTGCTCGGATGCTAATGTTTACAAGAGTGCAAAGGTGGTGCAGACAAACCTTTTCTGCACCAATAAAAGATGAAACCACTACTCTCTACAGAGATTGGCGTAACCGTTTTTTGTGGCAGAGATTGCGTTTATGGTTATGGCTGGCGCTGATGTGTCTGTTGTCTTTTGCTTTGCGAGACATTTATGGCTTGTTTTTTCCTTTTGCAGAGTTGCAGCAGCTGCCAGAAGTGCTTAGAACTCAGCGCCTTGTAATTAATATTGCAATGTTGCTGAATATACTAATCTGCCTTGCTTTACATAAAACTAAGTTAGGTCGCAATCATCCAGATTTATTATTTTTGGGGTCTTCTTGGTCAATTAGTCTAGCATCACAGTTGTTTGCAACCATCAGAGGTTTCGCGCTACCTGATACCATCGGCTGGTCGCTGCTATTTTTAAGCCAAGCTGTGTTGATACCTGTCTGCTGGATTCTTCACTTGCTGACTCAAATGAGCGTGCTAATTTACTATTTTGGTGTGAATACGGCACTTGGGCTAAAAACACCAATCCTCGACCATCCAGAAATATATAATGTAACGTTCATTTTATACATTTTTTGGTTTTGTGCTATATGTGACATCGGTGTTTATCTGTACGATCGCCTGCAACGTTCTGAGTTTTACGCCCATAAAGAATTGGAATCTGCCTACCAAAAACTCAAGGTTGCAGAAGCTAAATATCGCAGCATTTTTGAAAACGCTGTTGAAGGGATTTTTCAAAGCAGTCCCGATGGACGTTACATTACAGCAAATCCGGCTTTAGCACGCATTTATGGCTACTCATTGGCGGAGGAAGTGACAGCAAATTCTACTGTTATTGAACAATTGTACGTTGAGCCGAACCGCCGCGCAGAATTTGTCCGCCTAATGGAAAAGTATGGCAGCGTTTCCGAGTTCGAGTCCCAAATTTATCGCCGCGACGGAAGTATTGTCTGGATTTCAGAAAAAGCCTACGCAGTGCGTGACGAACAAGGAAAATTGCTTTACTACGAAGGTTTGATTGAAGATATTACCCAGCGCAAACAAACTGAAGAAGAACTACGAGTATTTTTCCATGCAGTTTCCCACGACTTACGTAACCCAGTGCTGGGTACTTTAATGGTGCTGAAAAATTTGCTCAATAGCGGGGGATCGGGAACTGGGGACTGGGGACAAGGTAGAATTATTGAAGAAGTCTCTTCCCAATCCTCAATCCCCAACCCCCAATCCCCAATTCCTGTTTCACGCTCAATTTTAGAGCGAATGATTCAAAGTAGCGATCGCCAACTTAATTTAATTAATTCCTTGATGGAAGCTCATATCAGCGAGGTGCAAGGTGTTGTTTTGCAGCGTCAACCCGTACAATTACTAACAGTTGTCGAAGCTGCGGTCGCAGATTTGGAGCCATTGTTAGAGCAAAATCAAGCCAAGCTCACAAATCTAGTATCCGCAGATTTGCCATTAGTTAATGCAGATCCCACGCAACTATGGCGAGTTTTTTCTAACTTAATTGTGAATGCGCTGAAACATAATGCCCCTGGTTTGCTCTTGACAATTAACGCTACCCGTGAGGGTGAGATGATTTATTGTACTGTTAGTGATAACGGCGTGGGCATTAGTCAACAACAAAGCGATCGGCTTTTTGAGCTTTATTTTCGGGGTGCAAGTATCCGCAATTCTGTAAGTTTGGGATTGGGCTTGTATTTATGTAAGCAAATCATCCATGCTCACGGCGGCGAAATTGGTATTAATAGTGCATTGAATGCAGGGGCAGCTTTCTGGTTTACATTGCCTATTAGCTAA
- a CDS encoding urease accessory protein UreF, which yields MDNTIMLTDSHLLSILQLASPALPVGAYSYSEGLEMLVENGTIANHTHLRDWLKAELLYGAIRLEAGVMVRSQQSAKMGDVESLCRWNLWLSAARETEELRASSWHMGRSLIQLLGKLEPQIIPVANAVGNPCNYAIAFGIAIAHWQISIQAALLAYLHSWASNLITASVKLIPLGQTAGQQLLLDLQPLLSAAALEILTLEDDQLACCSWGLSLASMQHETQYTRLFRS from the coding sequence ATGGACAACACCATCATGCTCACTGATAGTCATCTTTTGAGTATTTTACAGTTGGCTAGCCCCGCTTTACCTGTAGGAGCATATAGTTATTCTGAAGGTTTGGAAATGCTGGTAGAAAATGGTACGATCGCTAACCACACGCATCTCAGAGATTGGTTAAAAGCAGAGTTGCTCTACGGGGCAATTAGGTTAGAGGCAGGGGTGATGGTACGATCGCAGCAATCCGCAAAAATGGGTGATGTAGAGTCGTTATGCCGTTGGAATCTCTGGTTATCCGCAGCTAGAGAAACAGAAGAATTACGCGCCTCTAGTTGGCACATGGGGCGATCGCTGATCCAATTACTTGGTAAACTAGAACCGCAGATTATACCTGTTGCCAATGCTGTCGGTAATCCTTGCAATTATGCGATCGCTTTTGGTATTGCTATTGCCCATTGGCAAATTAGCATCCAAGCCGCATTACTCGCATATCTGCATAGTTGGGCAAGTAATTTGATTACTGCTAGCGTGAAACTTATCCCCCTTGGACAAACAGCAGGACAGCAGTTATTACTAGATTTACAACCATTACTCAGTGCTGCGGCATTAGAAATTCTTACGTTGGAGGATGATCAACTAGCCTGTTGTAGTTGGGGTTTATCGCTAGCGAGTATGCAGCATGAAACGCAGTATACAAGGTTGTTTAGGAGTTAA